In Bombus pyrosoma isolate SC7728 linkage group LG18, ASM1482585v1, whole genome shotgun sequence, a single genomic region encodes these proteins:
- the LOC122577265 gene encoding guanine nucleotide-binding protein-like 3 homolog has protein sequence MAKFCLKKQSKRMPARKRYKIEKKVREHNRKLRKEAKKHPKRKPKVIEVPNQCPFKEDILKEVELMKKQHEEEKQKQREAARQKKREDLAKTDLQGLVSAAKNKQMEHQDMEVDAVHEKIKDALVKEENSLKAYYKEFRKVLNAADVILEVVDARDPLGTRCKQVEEAVLSAKENKRLVIVLNKADLVPRENLDQWLKYLRGSLPAVAFKASTQDQAKRLGRRKLGRKTESMIQSGTCFGAELLLSLLANYCRNVENIKTSITVGIVGLPNVGKSSVINSLKRSRACNVGSTPGVTKAMQVIQLDSKIKLLDSPGIVFANSGENSDESSVALKNAVKIQSLKDPYTPATAILKRVSKPQIMEMYNIPEFSTPDEFFALKATRMGKFRKGGIPDMVAAARSVLDDWNSGKIRYYTVPPEEPNCHLSAEIVSQMSKEFDIERFAAEEKMMIDNFEEETANKQTIDPVLIASSGPVISAMEVDLQKQAQIKIQKKLKKKMEKSEKQVNEPRKKKTDPIFEIEGNQKLNKLNKLQFKKEKKDRVRREKAAVKLADQLGGFSISTSDDYDFNTDFVEK, from the exons ATGGCAAAATTCTGTTTGA AGAAACAAAGTAAGCGTATGCCAGCTCGAAAAAGGTataaaatcgagaaaaaagTTCGGGAGCACAATCGAAAGTTacgaaaagaagcaaaaaagCATCctaaac GAAAACCAAAAGTAATTGAAGTCCCAAATCAATGCCCTTTTAAGGAAGATATTCTTAAAGAAGTAGAGCTTATGAAAAAGCAacatgaagaagaaaaacaaaagcaACGTGAAGCTGCACGTCAAAAAAAGCGGGAAGATCTTGCCAAAACGGATCTTCAAGGATTAGTCTCAGCTGCAAAGAATAAACAAATGGAACATCAAGATATGGAAGTAGATGCTGtgcatgaaaaaataaaagatgctttagttaaagaggaaaattcattaaaagcTTATTACAAAGAATTCAGGAAAGTTCTGAATGCAGCTGATGTTATTCTTGAAGTTGTTGATGCTAGGGATCCTTTGGGAACGAGATGTAAACAG GTTGAAGAAGCTGTACTGTctgcaaaagaaaataaaagattggTTATTGTTCTAAATAAGGCAGATTTAGTACCCAGAGAAAATTTAGATCAATGGTTAAAGTATTTGCGCGGGAGTTTACCAGCTGTGGCATTTAAAGCTTCCACTCAAGACCAAGCTAAAAGATTGGGTAGAAGAAAATTGGGGAGAAAAACTGAAAGCATGATACAAAGCGGTACCTGCTTTGGTGCTGAGTTACTGTTGTCACTGCTTGCAAATTATTGcagaaatgttgaaaatattaaaactagtATTACAGTTGGAATTGTCGGGCTTCCAAATGTTGGTAAATCTAGCGTTATTAATTCCCTAAAACGTAGTAGAGCGTGCAATGTGGGAAGTACTCCAGGAGTAACAAAAGCGATGCAAGTGATACAATTAGattccaaaataaaattgttagaCTCTCCGGGGATAGTTTTTGCTAATTCCGGAGAAAACTCCGATGAATCTTCAGTGGCTTTAAAAAATGCAGTCAAAATTCAATCCTTAAAAGATCCGTACACACCAGCAACTGCTATTTTGAAAAGAGTTTCCAAGCCACAAATAATGGAAATGTATAACATACCTGAATTTTCAACGCCTGATGAATTCTTTGCTTTAAAAGCTACCAGGATGGGAAAATTTAGGAAAGGCGGTATACCTGATATGGTAGCGGCAGCGCGCAGTGTTTTGGACGACTGGAACTCTGGAAAAATAAG GTATTATACCGTTCCACCTGAAGAGCCGAATTGTCACCTGTCTGCAGAAATTGTAAGCCAAATGAGTAAAGAATTCGATATCGAACGTTTTGCTGCGGAAGAAAAGATGATGATCGATAatttcgaagaagaaactgCAAATAAACAAACTATTGATCCAGTATTAATTGCAAGTTCTGGTCCAGTCATATCTGCTATGGAGGTTGACTTACAAAAACAAGCG caaattaagatacaaaaaaaactgaagaaaaaaatggagaaatcgGAAAAGCAGGTAAATGAaccgaggaaaaagaaaacagatcCGATTTTTGAAATCGAGGGCAATCAGAAATTGAATAAACTTAATAAACTACAAtttaagaaagagaagaaagaccGAGTCAGGAGAG aaaaagcAGCTGTTAAATTGGCGGATCAATTGGGAGGATTCAGCATTTCAACATCCGATGATTATGACTTTAATACAGATTTTGTAGAAAAGTGA
- the LOC122577269 gene encoding arylalkylamine N-acetyltransferase-like 2 — MSKNEGCEPSVTFPIKPPGPPKVWKIVEIKKKNADVPIRFTIQEVPEDRYEEVVEHMCKYFIADEPMCKCINGISDPEYVETFRCLWNEFIKCGLSIVAFAENPDGDKPIIAGVNILTLSVKDEKFDVDKIKSKKGNAVMDVVMRLSKEANVFEKYGVDKYMNAFGLSVNPKYRGASLGAHLLNARVEVGREYDIPVTVTAFTSPISQKLAERCGFETLVERNYDEFVDKKGNLIFPGIESKSLKVMGRRLL; from the exons ATGAGTAAGAACGAGGGATGCGAGCCGTCAGTTACATTTCCGATAAAGCCGCCTGGCCCACCGAAAGTGTGGAAAATTGTcgagattaaaaaaaagaacgcgGACGTACCTATAAGATTCACCATTCAAGAGGTACCGGAAGACAGGTACGAAGAGGTAGTAGAACACATGTGCAAGTATTTCATTGCCGACGAGCCCATGTGTAAATGTATAA ACGGGATAAGCGATCCTGAATACGTGGAAACATTTCGATGTCTTTGGaacgaatttataaaatgtggTTTGTCCATCGTAGCGTTTGCAGAGAATCCAGATGGTGACAAACCTATAATCGCAGGAGTTAATATACTTACGTTATCTGTCAAGGATGAGAAGTTCGACGTTGACAAAATTAAG TCAAAGAAGGGGAATGCTGTGATGGATGTTGTGATGAGATTGAGCAAAGAAGCAAacgtgtttgaaaaatatggcgtggataaatatatgaacgccTTTGGCCTTTCCGTAAATCCAAAGTATCGAGGAGCCTCTCTAGGTGCTCATCTTCTTAATGCCAG gGTGGAAGTAGGTCGCGAATACGACATTCCGGTGACAGTCACGGCATTCACCTCACCGATTTCACAGAAATTGGCCGAACGATGCGGCTTTGAAACCCTGGTCGAAAGAAATTACGACGAATTTGTGGATAAGAagggaaatttaatatttccaggaatcgaatcgaaatcCTTGAAAGTGATGGGCAGGAGGCTGCTTTAA